A DNA window from Phoenix dactylifera cultivar Barhee BC4 chromosome 13, palm_55x_up_171113_PBpolish2nd_filt_p, whole genome shotgun sequence contains the following coding sequences:
- the LOC103701656 gene encoding uncharacterized protein LOC103701656, translated as MGGKPLWIPPALDFSLLNKIKVSPPLRLLPNTSNLVSQPEPQSNPITLPPPPQPSHPNNPLPVLITFFAKSFRSILQSPPAAPPRRPISRSEAGCLVPLFRPYVAKEPWHGGVRAFLSQLFPRYGHYCGPNWSSGKDRGSMLWDRRPIDWLDFCCYCHDIGYDTHDQAKLLKADLTFLECLEKPRMATKGGAHVALLYRAMCIAGLRYVLIPYRMQLLRLKAGPSFVEVVGNLMSKATMPGKIATANHKERL; from the exons ATGGGGGGAAAACCCTTGTGGATTCCTCCCGCATTGGATTTCTCCTTGTTGAATAAAATTAAAGTCTCTCCTCCTCTCAGGCTCCTCCCAAACACCTCCAACTTGGTCTCACAACCTGAACCCCAATCCAACCCCATCACACTCCCTCCACCGCCCCAACCATCCCACCCCAACAACCCTTTACCCGTTCTCATCACCTTCTTTGCCAAGTCCTTTCGATCCATCCTACAATCCCCGCCCGCCGCCCCGCCCCGCCGTCCGATTTCTCGATCGGAGGCCGGGTGCTTGGTGCCGCTCTTTCGGCCCTATGTTGCCAAGGAGCCATGGCACGGAGGTGTGAGGGCCTTCCTGTCGCAGTTATTCCCGCGTTATGGCCATTACTGTGGCCCGAATTGGTCGAGCGGGAAGGACCGAGGCTCGATGCTGTGGGATCGGCGGCCTATCGATTGGCTCGATTTCTGCTGCTACTGCCATGATATTGGCTATGACACGCATGACCAGGCTAAGCTCCTCAAGGCGGACCTCACGTTCCTCGAGTGCTTGGAGAAGCCACGGATGGCGACCAAGGGAGGAGCCCACGTCGCCCTTCTCTACAGAGCTATGTGTATTGCAG GGTTAAGGTACGTGCTCATACCTTACAGGATGCAGCTGTTGAGATTAAAAGCTGGTCCATCATTCGTAGAGGTGGTTGGGAATTTGATGAGTAAAGCAACAATGCCAGGAAAGATTGCAACTGCAAACCATAAAGAGAGGTTGTGA